One segment of Carya illinoinensis cultivar Pawnee chromosome 1, C.illinoinensisPawnee_v1, whole genome shotgun sequence DNA contains the following:
- the LOC122319349 gene encoding uncharacterized protein LOC122319349: MDWNKEEAIRAKGIAEKKMESKDFEGARRVALKAQHLCSDLENISQMLTVCDVHCATDKKLFGNETDWYAILQIEQTANDAMIKKQYRKFALQLHPDKNKFSGAEAAFKLIGEAQRVLLDRDKRSLYDMRHRASGSRPAAPHRPPQKASWNSNVRVQNEFRGKFTAFNPQQQQSQPAQAGCSNVRLTFWTVCPFCLVRYQYSREVTNRYIRCHSCNKPFIAYDVNGNVASPTINTSHAPPATNMSQSTFAPQKDGSCKVQVGLKGNLGAHNSKTEPLQKKRHNSEFGSEKMSGKRGRKQVVESSESCDSNSSTDGNLSNVCNGDQNPRRSTRNRQQVTYQENLSDDDEIISSRKRAKGSESSCASEEESGDASTEAVKFNPSDLAANVKENLKHVKQNGRACSEERVPNGNMETKKVSKKETANNDGLEQCPEAHVNFASNSGSKLTPEPEYLQYPDPDFNDFDNDRKQGCFAIGQIWAVYDNLDGMPRFYARIKKVLSPEFKLRITWLEPEPDDENEIEWVNEDLPTSCGKFRNGNSEDTGDHLMFSHLISWVKGSRRDTYRILPREGETWALFKNWDIKWYTEPDQHRKYEYEFVEIMSDYAQGVGISVALLVKVKGFASLFCRMVKEETGTFQVPPAELFRFAHRIPSYKMTGAEGRGVPAGSFELDPASLPPNL, from the coding sequence ATGGATTGGAATAAAGAAGAGGCCATCAGGGCCAAGGGGATTGCTGAGAAGAAAATGGAAAGCAAGGACTTTGAAGGGGCTCGTAGGGTTGCTCTTAAGGCCCAACACCTATGTTCTGATCTGGAGAATATTTCTCAGATGCTTACTGTTTGTGATGTGCATTGTGCTACTGACAAGAAATTGTTTGGGAATGAGACAGACTGGTATGCCATCCTTCAGATCGAGCAGACCGCAAATGATGCAATGATTAAGAAGCAGTACAGGAAGTTTGCTCTCCAACTTCATCctgataaaaacaaattttccgGTGCAGAAGCTGCTTTTAAGCTTATTGGGGAAGCTCAAAGAGTGCTTCTAGACCGTGACAAGCGTTCCTTGTATGACATGAGACACAGAGCTTCTGGGAGTAGACCGGCAGCTCCACATCGGCCCCCTCAAAAGGCGAGCTGGAACTCAAATGTCAGGGTTCAAAATGAATTCAGGGGCAAATTTACAGCCTTCAATCCTCAGCAGCAGCAGTCACAGCCAGCTCAAGCAGGGTGCTCTAATGTCCGGCTAACTTTCTGGACTGTCTGCCCATTTTGTTTGGTAAGGTACCAGTATTCCAGAGAAGTCACCAATAGATATATTCGTTGTCACTCTTGTAATAAGCCGTTCATTGCATATGATGTGAATGGGAATGTTGCTTCACCAACCATCAACACAAGTCATGCACCACCAGCTACAAACATGAGTCAGTCCACATTTGCACCACAGAAAGATGGTTCTTGTAAAGTGCAGGTGGGATTGAAAGGGAATCTTGGTGCTCATAATTCTAAAACAGAACCTTTGCAGAAGAAACGTCACAATTCTGAGTTTGGTTCTGAAAAGATGAGTGGTAAGAGAGGAAGGAAGCAAGTAGTGGAATCCAGCGAGAGTTGTGACTCCAATAGTAGCACTGATGGTAATCTTTCGAATGTTTGCAATGGAGACCAAAATCCACGGAGATCTACACGGAACAGGCAGCAGGTTACTTACCAGGAAAACTTGAGTGATGATGATGAAATTATTAGCAGTCGAAAAAGAGCTAAGGGAAGTGAATCATCGTGTGCCTCTGAAGAGGAGAGTGGAGATGCATCTACAGAGGCAGTTAAATTTAATCCATCTGATTTAGCTGCTAATGTGAAAGAAAATCTGAAACATGTGAAACAGAATGGGAGGGCTTGTTCTGAGGAGAGAGTGCCAAATGGAAACATGGAAACCAAGAAAGTGAGCAAAAAAGAAACTGCTAACAATGATGGCCTTGAGCAATGTCCTGAAGCTCATGTCAATTTTGCATCCAATTCAGGATCCAAATTGACTCCAGAGCCTGAGTATCTTCAATATCCTGATCCAGATTTCAATGACTTTGACAATGACAGGAAACAGGGATGCTTTGCTATAGGGCAGATCTGGGCTGTTTATGATAACTTGGATGGAATGCCTAGATTCTATGCACGGATCAAGAAAGTCCTGTCTCCTGAGTTTAAGCTGAGGATAACCTGGCTAGAGCCAGAACCAGATGATGAGAATGAAATTGAATGGGTCAATGAGGACTTGCCTACTTCTTGTGGCAAGTTCAGAAATGGTAACTCGGAAGACACTGGAGATCATCTTATGTTCTCTCACTTGATTTCTTGGGTGAAGGGAAGCCGGAGAGATACGTACAGAATTTTGCCTAGGGAGGGAGAAACTTGGGCCCTCTTCAAGAACTGGGATATCAAATGGTACACTGAACCTGACCAGCACCGTAAGTATGAATATGAATTTGTTGAAATCATGTCAGACTATGCACAGGGTGTGGGTATATCCGTCGCATTGTTGGTTAAGGTGAAAGGTTTTGCAAGTCTTTTCTGTCGAATGGTTAAGGAAGAAACAGGCACATTTCAAGTTCCACCGGCAGAACTGTTTAGGTTTGCTCACCGGATTCCATCTTATAAAATGACTGGTGCAGAAGGACGAGGTGTTCCAGCAGGATCTTTTGAACTTGATCCTGCATCTTTACCCCCTAATCTTTAA